In the genome of Amaranthus tricolor cultivar Red isolate AtriRed21 chromosome 15, ASM2621246v1, whole genome shotgun sequence, one region contains:
- the LOC130801609 gene encoding adenine nucleotide transporter BT1, chloroplastic/mitochondrial-like → MGWDRIQISNGKEKGFLTNCNLGLQWSIPEESYQSLQPTGGLFASIGQMGGVGFGSGVSPNPTNSKDNDGGFKLPYMDLYVKYVSCPEGSKIFGLPETVEEEKTKKKKGKFKLKIKVANPSLRRLVSGAIAGAVSRTAVAPLETIRTHLMVGSSGHSTTEVFQDIMKTDGWTGLFRGNLINVIRVAPSKAVELLAYDTVNKFLSSKPGEQSKVPVPASLIAGACAGVSSTILTYPLELVKTRLTIQRDVYNGIVDAFVKIIREEGASELYRGLAPSLIGVIPYAATNYCAYDTLRKAYRKLFKQERIGNIETLLIGSLAGAISSTATFPLEVARKHMQVGAVSGRQVYKNVLHALASILEQEGVQGLYRGLGPSCVKLVPAAGISFMCYEACKRILVENEDEA, encoded by the exons ATGGGTTGGGACAGGATACAAATTTCTAATGGTAAAGAAAAAGGGTTTTTGACTAATTGCAATTTAGGGCTTCAATGGAGTATCCCAGAAGAAAGTTACCAATCTTTACAACCTACTGGTGGTTTATTTGCAAGCATTGGACAAATGGGAGGTGTTGGTTTTGGTAGTGGAGTATCACCAAATCCTACGAATTCAAAGGACAATGATGGAGGATTTAAGCTTCCATACATGGATTTGTATGTAAAGTATGTTTCTTGCCCTGAAGGTTCCAAAATTTTTGGGCTTCCTGAAACTGTGGAAGAGGAGAAGACTAAGAAGAAGAAGGGTAAGTTTAAGTTGAAGATTAAGGTTGCTAATCCTTCATTAAGGAGGTTGGTTAGTGGTGCCATAGCCGGGGCGGTTTCGAGGACGGCTGTAGCACCATTGGAAACAATTAGGACTCATTTGATGGTTGGAAGTAGCGGACATTCAACTACAGAAGTGTTTCAGGACATTATGAAGACTGATGGATGGACTGGATTGTTTAGGggaaatttgattaatgttaTTAGGGTGGCTCCTAGTAAAGCTGTTGAG CTGTTAGCGTATGATACAGTCAACAAGTTCTTGTCATCAAAGCCGGGAGAACAATCTAAAGTTCCTGTCCCCGCTTCTCTCATTGCTGGGGCATGTGCAGGGGTTTCCTCTACCATTTTGACATACCCTCTTGAATTGGTAAAAACCCGATTAACCATACAG AGGGACGTCTATAATGGTATAGTCGATGCTTTTGTGAAAATAATACGTGAGGAAGGTGCATCTGAGCTATACAGAGGACTTGCCCCGAGCTTGATTGGAGTGATTCCATATGCTGCAACCAACTATTGTGCGTACGACACGCTGCGAAAAGCATACCGAAAACTCTTCAAGCAAGAGAGAATCGGAAATATTGAAACCCTTCTGATTGGCTCTTTAGCAGGTGCCATCTCCAGCACTGCAACCTTTCCTCTTGAGGTGGCTCGGAAGCATATGCAAGTGGGCGCTGTCAGCGGTAGACAGGTATACAAAAACGTGTTACACGCTTTGGCAAGTATCCTCGAGCAGGAAGGAGTACAAGGGCTATATAGAGGTCTAGGACCTAGTTGTGTGAAGTTGGTACCGGCTGCTGGGATTTCATTCATGTGCTACGAAGCATGCAAGAGGATACTAGTGGAGAATGAAGACGAGGCATAG